GGTAAATGTATTTGGTAAATaaagataacaaaaaatattgatattagcGTTCGGCATTATAGATAACGGAATCGGATAAGCCTTTTAAAGGTTAATCCTATTTGATTAAAGGCTTATCCGGTAATTGTATTTGGTAAATaaagataacaaaaaatatCGATATTAGCGTTCGGCATTATAGATAACAGAATCGGATAAGCCTTTTaaaggttagggttagggttagggttaggggttagggttagggttaggaaTGGGGGCTTTTACGCTTTTGCCCATTGCCCATTTTGccctagggttagggttagggttagggttaggtttaAGGTTATGGTTCGGGATTAAAGTTTTAATCCCTGTGCACTGGCCTAAGAGTTTACATGTTAGTTTTAAGTCTGCTGCGAACTAATAGATCTTgtaggtttttatttttgcgataaGCTGTCACTAGCGTTTTTATAGATTTCTGGAAAATCTAACTGTAGTTGATTGTAATGCTCCCTTACCTTTCTCCCtactattgttgttgttgtgttataCGTTATTACAAAAGGTAGGATCTGGTTTGGAACCGATTGTTCATTTATGCCGTGTGGGGTATAAGTCTGAAGTTAATCAATCCAAAAACTTTCTCTCTCATTTAGAAAACTAGAGTCCGGTACCTGTTCTATCGGTGTTATTTTTACTTGCTCTAAACTGTGCCCGTTTTGGTTAAAATGTCTCGAAACTGGTTTATCTTTATTGTGTTTAATATCAAAACGATGTCTGGTAAATCTATCTCTTAACGACAGAGATGTTTGCCCTACGTATTGTAAATGACATTTTCTACAGGTGATGAGATAGATTACGTTTTTTGAGCTACAATTTAGATcttgtttcaaatgaaaaactTATTTTGTTTCTGAACTTAGAAAGCAGGCGGTGACTTGGAGATGGGGGCATGTTTGACATCGTTTACTACAGCAGGCTTTCGCTATGTAGCCGTTTTTTAGggtttatttcttttaaagttTCTCCTTTGATTTTACGCAGAAATCTATATGAATAGTTGCGGTTTCTGAGTGCCCTAAACAAGATGTTTACTGCATTATTAAAGTCCGATTCTCGGGTACAGATTCTATGAAAACGGATTATCTGTGATTTAATTATGCCCTTAAAGGAATGTTTAGGATGAAACGACTTTTTGTGAAGGAGTTGGTGGGAATCTGTTGGTTTGAAGAACACTTTAATGTCTAGTTTTCCTGTTTTATCGAAGTTTGGGCCTTTGAAAACAGTCGTATCTAGGAAGTCTATAGAATCATTGCTGATGGTTGCGTTAAGTTTTATGCATGGATGGTGGTTATTTAAAGTTTCGAAAAAATCATCAAAGTCACTCCTCGAGTGTGTCCAAATGATAAGGATATCGTCCAGAAATCTGACATAAACTAGAGGTTGTTTTGTACATTTAGCTAAAGCCTCCTTTTCAAAATCGGCCATAAAAATGTTGGCATAGCTCGGAGCAAACTTCTTACCCATTGCTGTTCCGGATATTTGGAGATACCATTTACCGTTGAATTCGAAATCGTTCCTTTCTAAACCTGATTGTAACATTTCTAGTATTTCTAGATCGGGTCTGTCTGGGTCCGGGTTATTTTGAAAAATCTTTGCTACCGCTCTCAGTCCGTCACGGTTATCGGTATTGGTATACATGCTGTCAACATCTAAACTTACGAGTAGACTGTCCTTAGGTATTAGGTTTAGGGTTGGGGTTGGGGTTGGGGTttgttagggttagggttagggttagggttataGGATTTTTTGCGATTAGGCCAATTTTGGTGACGTTTGTAACCAGATTTTTGACAAATGTAACTGATAAAGTTGAcatttgtaacaaaatttttGACATTTGTAACATAAGGACTTTGCCATTTTTTGAGATTTACATTCGTAACTTAATATCCTACAAGTGTAACTTAAAACCATACATTTGTATCATGGAAGTTTACAAGTGTATCCTGTAACATAACGTTTGTAACTGAAAAATTGACATTTGTACTACTATTTGTAACCAATTGGACTTAGATTAAattaagatatgaaaaaaatgaatttaaaaaaaatcattataaatgaTGTTTTTAGGTGCCTGAGGATATGAATCCAGAAGGATTTGCAAAAATATCCCTTAATAaaggttttgaaaaaaaattcgcACTGGTAGTGATTTTCACCAATATTAGTAAAATCGTATTTAATTAACCGTTCATTCTTCATTAACATCCTTCGACTTCCGGTAACAATGATATTTAATctttatgttaaaaaaacaaaacaaatgttttgcCGAACAAAAATTGGTTTAGTGCATGAAAGAAACTATGGGGTGTCCTTGGAGGGTACTCCTACATTTCACTGATAAACAGGTACTTCCGGTTTTGtggtttttcttttttatttccggTTCCTGGGATGCCACTGACgaacatattcaaatttctCCACAATCAAACATCTATAACGGCTGTTCTGactttttaatataaatgtagTACATTTCGGAccaaaaatttaaatttgaatgaaaaaaatatataagttcttttttttccattttgaaaaattattttctattaaaattgtatttgatcTAGTAGAAAATGCTAAAACAACGTTTCTCTCAGTTCATTTCAGGACCCACGATGCTCTCAAAACATACCCAAAACAAGGAGAAAATTTAAATTCTTTGAAAAATAGTTGTCAGGAAAAAAAAAAGCTTAACATCGTGTTTTCCTTAATGACTATTAAcctgacatttaaaaaaaaaacattgtttgaaAATTCCACTGAAAAAAAAGTAATGGTTAGGGTTTGAATTACTGCTATTGGTATCAAGATATTTTGAAAAGctaaaatttaaatttcattatcaaaactTTTATTGAAGACGGAGCACTTCGccgtttatttcaaattatttctcGGAAAAAGTTCTTTAATATGACACCAATTATAGTGAAAAACAACATATTAGTAACGAGAAAAATAAGGATAGAAAAACCTGGTCTTTGTCTCAAAACTGTTAAATAAGGTTGTATGGGACCTTGAATGTGAACCGTCAGTTAGAGTTGCCTCTCTTTACCCATAACCGCAAGTTTTGGTTACTAAAGTCAATTTAAGTGACAAAAGACGGGAGAGGATTGCTTCCCTTGGTTTGCAAAGAGTTATCTGTCCATAACTGGGGttagaaaaatagtttttaatctACAGTGAATATCTCGCATGCTACTGAAAATGCTGAATGAAAGTTTTTGCAGTTTGATTACAGCTGCGTTATGCTACAACGTGCAACCAATTTTAATGCAAATGGTTGAGAAAAATGTCGtgtaattttttcacaaaaaaaggtgttttttttgtaCTGGTCTTATAGAGAATAGTGTATTTCATATTTGCAATGTGGCTGCCACAggacattttcaaaaataacgATAAAAATCGCATATTTGTGTTATGGCGGTTAGGATTGAGTACGGGGTCATGGTTAGGCTGCGGTTAAGATTAAGTTACAAACGTGAAGAGTACGTTACGATTGTTACTTCcggtttaattttgatattttctttcaatgtAAATATCTTGCTTGTCATTCAAATTCTGAATACAATTTTTTTGCACACAGAATATCTTTGCATTATGCTACAATATGCAACCGATTTTGATACAAATGGCTGAGAAAAATGTCATGCATTTTTTTTGCACAAAAACTTGTCTTTGTCTTGTTTTTGTCAATTGTCTTATAGAAAATACTGTATTTAATACAGTATATCTAATCTGTACAAGAAATATCCAAACTTTAAACCAAAAATTGATTACTTATGCCATGGCGGTTAGAGCTGTGGT
This genomic window from Argopecten irradians isolate NY chromosome 4, Ai_NY, whole genome shotgun sequence contains:
- the LOC138322023 gene encoding uncharacterized protein — translated: MYTNTDNRDGLRAVAKIFQNNPDPDRPDLEILEMLQSGLERNDFEFNGKWYLQISGTAMGKKFAPSYANIFMADFEKEALAKCTKQPLVYVRFLDDILIIWTHSRSDFDDFFETLNNHHPCIKLNATISNDSIDFLDTTVFKGPNFDKTGKLDIKVFFKPTDSHQLLHKKSFHPKHSFKGIIKSQIIRFHRICTRESDFNNAVNILFRALRNRNYSYRFLRKIKGETLKEINPKKRLHSESLL